ACTGCTGCTGATATATCTGTAAAAATAGGCCCTCCATTTCCAGATAAACCTTCTGACTTATCCATTACTGCTATGGCTTTTACATTTTTTAATGCTTTAGCTATTTCTCTACCTGGGAAAGGTCTAAATAATCTTATTTTTAGTAATCCCGCTTTAATACCTTTTTCCCTAAGATCATCTACAACTTTCTTGCCCGTTCCTGCTGATGATCCTGCAATAACCATAGCTATATCAGCATCTGAAAGTCTATATTCTTCAAATAAACCATACTTTCTTCCAGTTAATTCTTCGTATTCTTTACTAACTTCAAGTAAAACTTCTTTTGCATTTAATAACCCTTGAAGTTGACTTCTTTTCATTTCCATATAAAAATCCGTTAAAACCATTGGGCCCACCGCTATACTATCTTTCCCTAAAAGTCCATCATTGGCTCTTTTATTTTCTCCCACAAAATTTTTAACTACATTGTCCTCTAACAAAGTTACATTTTCAACAGCATGGCTAGTTATAAATCCATCATAACAGACCATAGCTGGTACCATAACTTTCTCATTTTCTGCAACTTTAACAATTTGTATAAAATTATCATAAGCTTCCTGAGTATTTTCGGAATATACCTGTATCCATCCAGTATCTCTAGCACCCATAGAATCTGAATGATCATTGTGTATATTAAGAGGTGGTGACATAGCTCTATTAACTAATGCAAGTATTATAGGACATCTATCTCCCGAAGCTATATGAAGCATTTCCCACATTAAGCCTAATCCATTTGAAGATGTTGCAGTCATTACCCTAGCACCTGCAGATGATGCTCCTATACAAGCACTCATAGCACTATGTTCTGACTCTACAGGTACAAACTCCGTATTACACTTTCCTTCAGCTACAAATGTTGAAAAATATTGAGGTACTTCTGTGGATGGAGTTATTGGAAAAGCTGCTACCACATCAGGCTCTATTTGTCTCATAGCTATAGATACTGCTTCGTTACCACTCAAACTCTTTCTTATCTGATTATCCTTTAACATGTTTACAAATACCTCCTATTCTTCCTCTACTAGTTCTAATGCATCAAAGTTACATTGTTCTACACAAACTCCACAACCTTTGCAATGGTCATAATCAAAACCAATTACTTTTTCGTTCTCTACTATAATTGACATATCAGGACACACTGCCCAACAGAACATACAATGTT
This window of the Clostridium cochlearium genome carries:
- a CDS encoding 4Fe-4S binding protein; the protein is MSNKMNVNPNTPWDKVPRGGAILAGGNAVEFNTGDWRVMKPIWHEDKCKHCMFCWAVCPDMSIIVENEKVIGFDYDHCKGCGVCVEQCNFDALELVEEE
- the porA gene encoding pyruvate ferredoxin oxidoreductase, with product MLKDNQIRKSLSGNEAVSIAMRQIEPDVVAAFPITPSTEVPQYFSTFVAEGKCNTEFVPVESEHSAMSACIGASSAGARVMTATSSNGLGLMWEMLHIASGDRCPIILALVNRAMSPPLNIHNDHSDSMGARDTGWIQVYSENTQEAYDNFIQIVKVAENEKVMVPAMVCYDGFITSHAVENVTLLEDNVVKNFVGENKRANDGLLGKDSIAVGPMVLTDFYMEMKRSQLQGLLNAKEVLLEVSKEYEELTGRKYGLFEEYRLSDADIAMVIAGSSAGTGKKVVDDLREKGIKAGLLKIRLFRPFPGREIAKALKNVKAIAVMDKSEGLSGNGGPIFTDISAAVYGELKDAILTSYIYGLGGRDVRVEDLEKVFMNLKKSIETGNYDKYNYLSVRE